Proteins encoded in a region of the Pseudomonas sp. PDNC002 genome:
- the gap gene encoding type I glyceraldehyde-3-phosphate dehydrogenase, whose protein sequence is MTIRLAINGFGRIGRNVLRALYSGGYRQHLQVVAINDLVDAAINAHLLQFDSVHGRFPGQVEHDAESLRVEGDVIVVTAIRDPAQLPWKALEVDIVLECTGHFTSRDKAAAHLQAGARQVLISAPGHGVDATVVYGVNEGILRAEHQIVSNASCTTNCLAPVAQVLHRELGIEHGLMTTIHAYTNDQNLSDVYHSDPYRARSATQSMIPTKTGAAEAVGLVLPELAGKLTGLAVRVPVINVSLVDLTVQVGRDTSAQEINELMERACELSPILGFNRLPLVSVDFNHDPRSSIFDANHTRVNGRLVKVMAWYDNEWGFSNRMLDTARAMVLARG, encoded by the coding sequence ATGACTATACGCCTGGCAATCAACGGATTTGGCCGCATCGGTCGGAACGTACTCCGCGCGCTCTATTCGGGCGGCTATCGCCAACACCTGCAAGTGGTGGCGATCAACGACCTCGTCGACGCCGCGATCAACGCCCATCTGCTGCAGTTCGACAGCGTGCATGGGCGCTTTCCCGGTCAGGTCGAGCATGACGCCGAAAGTCTCAGGGTAGAGGGCGACGTGATAGTCGTCACGGCCATCCGCGATCCGGCGCAGCTGCCGTGGAAGGCGCTGGAGGTGGATATCGTGCTCGAATGCACCGGTCACTTCACCTCCCGCGACAAGGCTGCCGCGCATCTCCAGGCTGGCGCGCGCCAGGTGTTGATCTCGGCGCCGGGCCACGGCGTCGACGCCACGGTGGTCTATGGCGTCAACGAAGGGATTCTGCGCGCCGAGCACCAGATCGTTTCCAACGCGTCCTGCACCACCAACTGCCTGGCGCCGGTGGCCCAGGTGCTGCACCGCGAGCTGGGCATCGAGCACGGGCTGATGACCACCATCCACGCCTACACCAATGACCAGAACCTCTCCGACGTCTACCACAGCGACCCGTACCGGGCGCGCTCGGCCACCCAGTCGATGATTCCGACCAAGACCGGCGCGGCCGAAGCGGTGGGCCTGGTGTTGCCGGAGCTGGCCGGAAAGCTGACGGGGTTGGCGGTGCGGGTGCCGGTGATCAATGTGTCGCTGGTGGACCTCACGGTGCAGGTCGGGCGCGATACCAGCGCGCAGGAAATCAACGAGCTGATGGAACGGGCCTGCGAGCTTTCGCCGATCCTGGGGTTCAACCGCTTGCCACTGGTTTCGGTGGATTTCAACCATGATCCCCGGTCTTCGATTTTCGATGCCAACCACACACGGGTGAACGGGCGGCTGGTGAAGGTGATGGCCTGGTACGACAACGAGTGGGGGTTTTCCAACCGGATGCTGGATACGGCGCGGGCGATGGTTTTGGCGCGGGGGTGA
- a CDS encoding DUF559 domain-containing protein: protein MTSRLTLFSKQLRLDQTEAERSLWHHLRAHRFLGLKFRRQKVIGPYIIDFICHERMLIIELDGGQHLDSSADLERDAWLKNKGFTVLRFWNHDVLLKMDSVLEAIRLALDD from the coding sequence ATGACTTCCCGCCTCACCCTGTTCTCCAAACAACTCCGCCTTGACCAGACCGAAGCCGAACGATCCCTCTGGCACCACCTGCGCGCCCACCGCTTCCTCGGTCTCAAATTCCGCCGGCAGAAAGTCATCGGTCCGTACATCATCGATTTCATTTGTCACGAACGGATGTTGATCATCGAACTGGATGGTGGGCAGCATCTGGATTCCAGCGCCGACTTGGAGCGTGACGCATGGCTCAAGAACAAGGGTTTCACGGTGCTCCGGTTCTGGAATCATGATGTGTTGTTGAAGATGGATTCGGTGCTGGAGGCGATACGCTTGGCGCTGGATGATTAG
- the edd gene encoding phosphogluconate dehydratase, which translates to MHPRVLEVTQRIQARSAATRQRYLDLVKAAATKGPHRGTLPCGNLAHGVAACGESDKQALRLMNQANVAIVSAYNDMLSAHQPLERFPELIKDALRQIGSVGQFAGGVPAMCDGVTQGEPGMELSLASRDVIAMGTAIALSHNMFDAALCLGVCDKIVPGLLIGSLRFGHLPVVFVPAGPMPTGISNKEKAAVRQLFAEGKATREELLASEMASYHAPGTCTFYGTANTNQLLVEVMGLHLPGASFVNPNTPLRDELTREAARQAARLTPENGQFVPMAEIVDEKAMVNSVVALLATGGSTNHTLHLLAIAQAAGIPLTWQDMADLSEIVPTLARIYPNGQADINHFQAAGGMSFLIRQLLDGGLLHEDVQTVVGKGLRRYIQEPFLDEGKLVWREGPATSLDENILRPIDKPFSPEGGLRLMEGNLGRGVMKVSAVAPEHQIVEAPVRIFHDQSSLAAAFKAGELERDLVAVVRFQGPRANGMPELHKLTPFLGVLQDRGFKVALVTDGRMSGASGKVPAAIHVSPEALNGGPLAKLRDGDVVRVDGTTGELRVLVDAAEWQARPLVETPTIDNLGMGRELFAFMRNAFSSAEQGACSFTAELNGPS; encoded by the coding sequence ATGCACCCCCGTGTGCTTGAAGTCACCCAGCGCATCCAGGCCCGCAGCGCGGCCACGCGCCAGCGCTACCTCGACCTGGTCAAGGCAGCCGCCACCAAGGGCCCGCACCGCGGCACGCTGCCTTGCGGCAACCTCGCCCACGGCGTCGCGGCTTGTGGTGAATCCGATAAACAGGCGCTGCGGCTGATGAACCAGGCCAACGTCGCCATCGTCTCCGCCTACAACGACATGCTCTCCGCGCACCAGCCGCTGGAGCGCTTCCCCGAGCTGATCAAGGACGCCTTGCGGCAGATCGGTTCGGTCGGCCAGTTCGCTGGCGGCGTGCCGGCCATGTGTGACGGCGTGACCCAGGGCGAACCCGGCATGGAACTGTCCCTGGCCAGCCGCGACGTGATCGCCATGGGCACCGCCATCGCGCTGTCGCACAACATGTTCGATGCTGCGCTGTGCCTGGGCGTGTGCGACAAGATCGTCCCCGGCCTGCTGATCGGCTCGCTGCGCTTCGGCCACTTGCCGGTGGTGTTCGTGCCCGCCGGCCCCATGCCTACCGGTATCTCCAACAAGGAGAAGGCCGCAGTGCGCCAGCTGTTCGCCGAGGGCAAGGCTACCCGCGAGGAGTTGCTGGCCTCGGAGATGGCCTCCTACCACGCGCCGGGCACCTGCACCTTCTATGGCACCGCCAACACCAACCAGTTGCTGGTGGAAGTGATGGGCCTGCACCTGCCGGGTGCTTCCTTCGTCAACCCGAACACCCCGCTGCGCGACGAGCTGACCCGCGAAGCTGCCCGCCAGGCCGCGCGCCTGACGCCGGAGAACGGCCAGTTCGTGCCCATGGCGGAGATCGTCGACGAGAAGGCCATGGTCAACTCGGTGGTGGCGCTGCTGGCCACCGGCGGCTCGACCAACCACACCCTGCACCTGCTCGCCATCGCCCAGGCCGCCGGCATCCCGCTGACATGGCAGGACATGGCCGATCTTTCCGAGATCGTGCCGACCCTGGCGCGCATCTATCCCAACGGCCAGGCCGACATCAACCACTTCCAGGCGGCGGGCGGCATGTCCTTCCTGATCCGCCAGCTGCTCGATGGCGGCCTGCTGCACGAAGACGTGCAGACCGTGGTCGGCAAGGGCCTGCGTCGTTATATCCAGGAACCCTTCCTCGACGAGGGCAAGCTGGTCTGGCGCGAAGGCCCGGCGACGAGCCTGGACGAGAACATCCTGCGCCCCATCGACAAGCCGTTCTCGCCCGAAGGCGGCCTGCGCCTGATGGAAGGCAATCTCGGACGCGGCGTGATGAAGGTCTCTGCCGTAGCGCCGGAACACCAGATCGTCGAGGCGCCGGTGCGCATCTTCCACGACCAGTCCAGCCTGGCTGCCGCCTTCAAGGCCGGCGAGCTGGAGCGCGACCTGGTGGCCGTGGTGCGTTTCCAGGGCCCGCGCGCCAATGGCATGCCCGAGCTGCACAAGCTCACGCCGTTCCTCGGCGTGCTGCAGGATCGCGGCTTCAAGGTGGCGCTGGTCACCGACGGGCGCATGTCCGGCGCGTCCGGCAAGGTGCCGGCGGCGATCCACGTATCACCCGAAGCGCTCAATGGCGGCCCGCTGGCCAAGCTGCGCGACGGTGACGTGGTGCGCGTCGACGGCACCACCGGCGAGCTGCGCGTGCTGGTGGATGCAGCGGAATGGCAGGCTCGTCCGCTTGTCGAAACACCGACCATTGATAACCTTGGCATGGGCCGCGAGCTGTTCGCTTTCATGCGCAATGCCTTCAGCTCGGCGGAGCAGGGCGCCTGCAGCTTCACGGCCGAGTTGAACGGTCCGAGCTGA
- a CDS encoding glucokinase, which translates to MNSNNAQSSSNGFALVGDIGGTNARFALWRGEVLESIQVLACADYPRPEDAVRDYLQRVGQPLSSVENVCLACAGPVGAGDFKFTNNHWVIRRDAFRAELGLSHLLLVNDFSTMAWAASRLSEEHLVQVRPGKALEGRAKLIIGPGTGLGVGSLMPLPFGGFEVLPCEGGHVDLPVTSERDFALWQLLREKYGHVSAERVLSGSGLENLYRMSCQLDGVEPKCTTAAEIGERAMAGDAYADAVLEHFFLWLARVAGNAVLTVGALGGVYITGGIVPRFLERFQRSGFAEAFRTRGKTSGPYLEPIPVWVMTAEHPGLFGAGVALEQALRNED; encoded by the coding sequence ATGAACTCCAATAACGCTCAGTCCTCCTCCAACGGTTTCGCCCTGGTCGGCGATATCGGTGGCACCAACGCCCGCTTCGCCCTGTGGCGCGGTGAAGTCCTCGAATCCATTCAGGTCCTGGCCTGCGCCGACTACCCGCGCCCTGAAGATGCCGTGCGCGACTACCTGCAGCGCGTGGGCCAACCGCTGTCTTCCGTCGAGAACGTTTGCCTGGCCTGTGCTGGCCCGGTTGGCGCCGGCGACTTCAAGTTCACCAACAATCACTGGGTGATCCGCCGTGACGCCTTCCGCGCCGAACTGGGCCTGAGCCACCTGCTGCTGGTGAACGACTTCAGCACCATGGCCTGGGCGGCTTCGCGGCTGTCGGAAGAGCACCTGGTGCAGGTGCGGCCGGGCAAGGCGCTGGAAGGCCGCGCCAAGCTGATCATCGGTCCGGGCACTGGCCTGGGCGTCGGCAGCCTGATGCCGCTGCCCTTTGGTGGTTTCGAGGTATTGCCCTGCGAGGGTGGCCACGTCGACCTGCCGGTGACCTCCGAACGCGATTTCGCCCTCTGGCAACTGCTGCGCGAAAAATACGGCCACGTTTCGGCTGAGCGCGTGCTCTCCGGCAGCGGCCTGGAAAATCTCTACCGCATGAGCTGCCAGCTCGATGGCGTGGAGCCGAAATGCACCACCGCCGCCGAGATCGGCGAGCGCGCGATGGCCGGCGACGCATACGCCGACGCGGTGCTCGAACACTTCTTCCTCTGGCTGGCGCGGGTCGCCGGTAATGCCGTGCTGACGGTGGGCGCGTTGGGTGGCGTGTACATCACCGGCGGCATCGTTCCGCGCTTCCTCGAACGCTTCCAGCGCAGCGGTTTCGCCGAGGCGTTCCGCACGCGGGGCAAGACTAGCGGACCGTACCTGGAACCGATTCCGGTGTGGGTCATGACCGCAGAGCACCCCGGCCTGTTCGGCGCCGGCGTCGCTCTGGAACAGGCCCTGCGTAACGAAGACTGA
- a CDS encoding ATP-binding protein, whose translation MPRSLLGRMLLLTLLAVVIAQGLSSLFWISHLRSSQRDGLLTSSRSLAYSMAASVSYFRSLPIGYRPLVLDQLRSMGGTRFFVSLNERPLNLRALPDTTNKQAVIDIVQDVLHQKLGKDVELQVEFVSPDDLRLFNGELKLEELPRSWAHYALTLEPVNPPVLVTQIRIGESEWLYIASLMPAPYVTLEPEGLPPQQVISIIFTSLLLLLFTGLLVHWQSRPLKRLARAARDVALGSPDKPLEEGGASELVEVSRAFNTMRERIDRYVNERGQLFSGISHDLRTPITRLRLRVELLDDEQQRDKFSHDLDELELLVKGALQCVKDTDIHENIEPVNLNQLLQYVAGPYLADGRVEVIGTALEPYPGKPLALKRCIGNLLDNALKYGERAQLSIEDDADAVVLHVDDQGPGVPEQRLEKVFEPRFRLSERGQGYGLGLGIARNIAHTHGGEVSLQNRREGGLRVTLRLPRLEVE comes from the coding sequence GTGCCGCGCTCGCTGCTCGGCCGCATGCTGCTGCTCACCTTGCTGGCGGTGGTGATCGCCCAGGGATTGTCGAGCCTGTTCTGGATTTCCCACCTGCGCAGTAGCCAGCGCGACGGCCTGCTCACCAGCTCGCGCAGCCTGGCCTATTCCATGGCCGCCAGCGTCAGTTACTTCCGCTCGCTGCCCATCGGCTACCGCCCGCTGGTACTGGACCAACTGCGCAGCATGGGTGGCACGCGGTTCTTCGTCTCGCTCAACGAGCGCCCCCTGAACCTGCGCGCGCTGCCGGACACCACCAATAAGCAGGCGGTGATCGACATCGTGCAGGACGTACTGCACCAGAAACTGGGCAAGGACGTGGAGCTGCAGGTGGAGTTCGTCAGCCCCGACGATCTGCGGTTGTTCAATGGCGAGCTGAAGCTGGAGGAGCTGCCGCGCTCCTGGGCGCACTACGCGCTGACCCTGGAGCCGGTGAACCCGCCAGTGCTGGTCACGCAGATACGCATCGGCGAGAGCGAGTGGCTGTACATCGCCAGCCTGATGCCGGCGCCCTACGTGACGCTGGAGCCGGAGGGTCTCCCGCCGCAGCAGGTTATCTCGATCATTTTCACCAGCCTGTTGCTGCTGCTGTTCACCGGCCTGCTGGTGCATTGGCAGAGCCGCCCGCTCAAGCGCCTGGCCCGCGCCGCCCGCGACGTCGCCCTCGGCAGTCCGGACAAGCCGCTGGAGGAAGGCGGGGCGAGCGAACTGGTGGAAGTCTCCCGCGCCTTCAATACCATGCGCGAGCGCATCGACCGCTACGTCAACGAGCGTGGTCAGTTGTTCAGCGGCATCTCCCACGACCTGCGCACGCCGATCACCCGGTTGCGCCTGCGCGTCGAGTTGCTGGACGACGAGCAGCAGCGGGACAAGTTCAGCCACGACCTCGACGAGCTGGAACTGCTGGTGAAGGGCGCGCTGCAATGCGTGAAGGACACCGACATTCACGAGAACATCGAACCGGTGAACCTCAACCAGCTGCTGCAATATGTCGCCGGACCTTACCTCGCCGACGGTCGAGTCGAAGTCATCGGCACAGCGCTTGAGCCCTATCCGGGCAAGCCGCTGGCGCTCAAGCGTTGCATCGGCAACCTGCTGGACAACGCGCTGAAGTACGGCGAGCGCGCGCAATTGAGCATCGAGGACGATGCCGATGCGGTGGTGCTGCACGTCGACGACCAGGGCCCCGGCGTACCGGAACAGCGGCTGGAGAAAGTCTTCGAACCGCGCTTCCGGTTGTCCGAGCGCGGACAGGGCTACGGCCTCGGGTTGGGCATCGCGCGCAACATTGCGCATACCCACGGTGGTGAGGTCAGCCTGCAGAATCGCCGCGAGGGCGGGTTGCGGGTGACGTTGCGGTTACCGCGTCTTGAAGTCGAGTAA
- a CDS encoding DUF1289 domain-containing protein yields the protein MKSPCIKVCEFEEGICLGCGRSREEIKAWKRVDHLGQEAIRAEADMRLLVLEAQGRRRYR from the coding sequence GTGAAGAGTCCGTGCATCAAGGTCTGCGAGTTCGAAGAGGGCATCTGCCTGGGCTGCGGCCGCAGCCGCGAGGAAATCAAGGCGTGGAAGCGCGTCGACCATCTCGGCCAGGAGGCGATCCGGGCCGAGGCGGACATGCGCCTGTTGGTGCTGGAGGCGCAGGGAAGACGTCGCTATCGCTAA
- a CDS encoding response regulator → MNQPAKSILLVDDDQEIRELLDTYLSRAGFQVRAVANGEDFRRALCDEESALAILDVMLPDEDGFSLCRWIRSHQRHACMPVIMLTASSDEADRVVGLELGADDYLGKPFSPRELLARIKALLRRAQFTQVRGGEVIAFDDWRLDTISHRLFHEDGEEHFLSGADFALLKLFLDNPRQILDRDTIASATRGREVMPLERIVDMAVSRLRQRLRDTGKPARLIQTVRGSGYLLAAQVRPHLAGHE, encoded by the coding sequence GTGAACCAGCCTGCCAAATCCATCCTGCTGGTGGACGACGATCAGGAAATCCGCGAGTTGCTGGACACCTATCTCAGCCGAGCCGGTTTCCAGGTGCGCGCTGTCGCTAATGGCGAAGACTTCCGCCGCGCGCTGTGCGACGAGGAATCCGCGCTGGCGATCCTCGACGTGATGCTGCCCGACGAGGACGGCTTCAGCCTCTGCCGCTGGATTCGCTCGCACCAGCGCCACGCCTGCATGCCGGTGATCATGCTCACTGCCAGCTCCGACGAGGCCGACCGCGTGGTGGGCCTGGAACTGGGCGCCGATGACTATCTCGGCAAACCCTTCAGCCCCCGCGAGCTGCTGGCGCGAATCAAGGCGCTGCTGCGCCGCGCGCAGTTCACCCAGGTGCGCGGCGGCGAGGTCATCGCTTTCGACGATTGGCGGCTGGATACCATCAGCCACCGGTTGTTCCACGAGGACGGCGAGGAGCATTTCCTCAGTGGCGCGGACTTCGCGCTGCTCAAGCTGTTCCTCGACAATCCCCGGCAGATTCTCGACCGCGACACCATCGCCAGCGCCACCCGTGGCCGTGAGGTGATGCCGTTGGAGCGTATCGTCGACATGGCCGTTTCGCGCCTGCGCCAGCGCTTGCGCGATACCGGTAAACCGGCGCGACTGATCCAGACCGTGCGCGGCAGCGGCTACCTGCTTGCCGCCCAGGTTCGCCCGCACCTCGCCGGCCATGAGTGA